In Pseudomonadota bacterium, one DNA window encodes the following:
- a CDS encoding PAS domain S-box protein, whose protein sequence is MKQNLHILNLEDSLLDTELIKETLSAAGIEYEIIRVDNEKDFLSAIENHNLDLILADFTLPAFDGLSALSIALKRCPDVPFIFVTGTMGEEIAVESLKSGATDYVNKGGLYRLEQAVKRALKESELKIKRKQSENALKESEEKYRELVENITNIIYTVDTKGIVTYISPSVLFLTGYSQEEITGHSLFMLICPDDLPFIEKQFDKRLSKHLEPSEYRIVKKTGETIWISSSSRSIIKDNKIVGLRGLIVNIDEDKKFKESLKESLKRLQKATKGIIQTMALTIETRDPYTAGHQRRVAKLAEAIASEMNLPMQQIEGIGMAGSIHDIGKLSIPADILSKPTKLNELEYQLIKIHPEAGYNILKEIEFPWPVAQIILQHHERLDGSGYPNGLKGEDILMETRILSVADVVEAIASHRPYRPALGVGKALEEISGEKGILYDPAVVDACLKTFNEKGFEF, encoded by the coding sequence ATGAAACAAAATTTACATATTCTGAATCTTGAAGACAGTTTGCTTGATACTGAGCTGATAAAGGAAACTCTTTCTGCTGCAGGAATTGAGTATGAAATTATTCGTGTGGATAATGAAAAAGACTTTCTTTCTGCAATAGAAAACCACAATTTGGACCTGATTCTTGCAGATTTTACACTCCCTGCATTTGACGGACTGTCTGCGCTTTCTATTGCTCTGAAAAGATGTCCTGATGTACCGTTCATTTTTGTCACCGGTACGATGGGTGAGGAAATTGCCGTTGAATCGTTAAAAAGCGGCGCAACTGATTATGTGAATAAAGGAGGACTTTACAGGCTTGAACAGGCAGTTAAAAGAGCTTTGAAGGAATCGGAGTTAAAAATAAAGCGAAAGCAAAGTGAAAATGCATTGAAAGAATCCGAGGAAAAATACCGGGAGCTTGTCGAAAACATCACCAATATTATTTATACGGTAGATACCAAAGGGATTGTTACCTATATCAGTCCTTCTGTGCTTTTTTTGACAGGATATAGTCAGGAAGAAATTACCGGCCATTCATTATTTATGCTTATCTGTCCGGATGATCTCCCCTTTATTGAGAAGCAGTTTGACAAAAGGCTGTCAAAACATCTTGAACCGAGTGAATACAGGATTGTTAAAAAAACAGGGGAAACAATATGGATAAGTTCGTCAAGCCGCTCGATAATCAAAGATAATAAAATTGTCGGCTTACGCGGTCTGATTGTCAATATAGATGAAGACAAAAAATTTAAAGAAAGCCTTAAAGAAAGCCTTAAAAGGCTGCAAAAAGCCACTAAAGGCATTATTCAAACCATGGCATTAACGATAGAAACCCGCGATCCTTATACAGCCGGGCATCAGAGGCGTGTGGCCAAACTTGCGGAGGCAATTGCTTCAGAAATGAATTTACCAATGCAGCAGATAGAGGGAATCGGCATGGCAGGATCAATACATGATATAGGCAAGTTGTCGATTCCTGCCGATATTTTGAGCAAACCAACCAAATTAAATGAACTTGAATACCAGCTTATAAAGATTCACCCGGAAGCCGGTTATAATATTTTAAAAGAAATAGAATTCCCCTGGCCGGTTGCACAAATTATTTTACAACATCACGAAAGGTTGGATGGTTCAGGCTATCCAAATGGCCTTAAAGGCGAGGATATTCTTATGGAAACACGGATATTGAGTGTTGCCGATGTTGTAGAAGCCATAGCATCCCACCGCCCTTACCGTCCGGCTCTGGGAGTTGGCAAAGCTCTTGAGGAAATCTCAGGGGAAAAAGGTATTCTTTATGATCCGGCAGTTGTGGATGCCTGTCTTAAGACTTTTAATGAAAAGGGGTTTGAGTTTTAA
- a CDS encoding protein-glutamate O-methyltransferase CheR yields the protein MESENIEIKLLIEAIYLKYGYDFRNYSMASIKRRLVHRLTASGLQSLSAMQHKLLYDTIFFETLLLDLSINVTEMFRDPSFYLALRTEVIPALKTYPFIRVWNAGCSSGEEVYSMAILLKEEAIYKRTQIYATDFNEVILSKARDGIFPIDNMKKYTSNYIKAGGKQSFSDYYTAKYDSAIMEKDLKANVVFADHNLVTDGVFGEMNLIMCRNVLIYFDKTLQNRVLNLFHESLCHGGFLCLGSKESIRFSECADNFENAVAGEAIYRKKS from the coding sequence ATGGAAAGTGAAAATATTGAGATAAAACTTCTTATAGAAGCAATTTATCTGAAATATGGCTATGATTTCAGAAATTACTCAATGGCTTCCATTAAACGGAGACTAGTCCACAGGCTAACAGCTTCAGGGCTTCAAAGCCTTTCTGCGATGCAGCATAAACTTTTATATGACACTATATTTTTTGAAACCCTGCTATTGGATCTTTCTATAAATGTAACTGAAATGTTCCGTGATCCTTCATTCTACTTAGCGCTTAGAACAGAAGTGATACCGGCTTTAAAAACATATCCGTTTATAAGAGTATGGAATGCCGGATGTTCATCAGGTGAAGAGGTTTATTCTATGGCCATTCTGCTTAAAGAAGAGGCTATTTATAAAAGAACACAGATTTACGCAACTGATTTTAATGAGGTTATCCTCAGTAAGGCAAGAGATGGTATATTTCCAATTGATAATATGAAAAAATATACTTCCAACTATATAAAAGCCGGTGGTAAACAATCGTTTTCCGACTACTATACTGCAAAATACGATTCTGCGATAATGGAGAAGGATCTGAAAGCAAATGTAGTATTTGCCGACCATAATCTGGTAACAGATGGGGTATTCGGTGAAATGAATTTGATTATGTGCAGAAATGTTCTTATCTATTTTGATAAGACATTGCAGAATCGCGTTTTAAACCTTTTCCATGAAAGCCTTTGTCACGGAGGATTTCTTTGTTTGGGTTCAAAAGAGAGCATAAGATTTTCAGAATGTGCCGATAATTTTGAGAATGCGGTAGCAGGTGAAGCTATCTACAGAAAAAAATCATAA
- a CDS encoding response regulator: MENMTTEKSNGKAGRVLVLDDEIGMMEPLCKLLIEEGYEAVGFCKSAEALESLKKQEFDLLITDLMMPGVSGIDILRAGLEIDPNLVCIVMTGYGTIQTAVEAMKTGAFDYIQKPFRLKNLLPILSRAMQMRSLRTENMQLRETVAIHELGKAIAFSSDLDSIMNRVADAALLQCLADEVSIMLPTADGKALYVAIVRGNGSTEKIGVQIPLEQGIAGWVARNLEPLVLRGEVNDPRVTPFMPRSDIQTSVSMPMMSSGKLVGVLNVNITKNHRHFTLGQLNVLGILVSIISPILERTQLYIQLREGEKKYRSIFENILDGIYQRLPDGKIISANPALARVFGYDSPQDLMTNITDICLQIYINPDDYAKFSRIMESHGEVRDFEYPVYRKDKTKAWVSENARAVRDENGVLLYYEGILSDISKRKQAEERLIQNVEDTVRAMAMIVENRDMYTAGHQERTTSLAVAIAKEMQLTEVQIKGLRMAGIIHDIGKLNVPSEILTKPSQLNNIEFELVKMHAVAGYKILETIDFPYPVAQIVYQHHERINGSGYPQGLKEENTLLESRILAVADVVEAIASHRPYRPALGIDIALDEISEKKGILYDTAAVDACLKLFNEERFKL, from the coding sequence ATGGAAAATATGACAACTGAGAAATCAAATGGTAAAGCAGGGCGTGTTTTGGTCTTGGATGACGAAATCGGAATGATGGAACCTCTTTGTAAATTGCTAATTGAAGAGGGTTATGAAGCAGTGGGTTTTTGCAAAAGCGCAGAAGCTTTAGAATCTCTTAAAAAACAGGAATTCGATCTGCTCATAACCGATTTGATGATGCCGGGAGTCAGTGGAATAGATATTCTGCGTGCAGGACTTGAAATTGATCCTAATCTTGTCTGCATTGTAATGACAGGATATGGAACTATACAAACTGCTGTTGAAGCAATGAAGACGGGCGCTTTCGACTACATTCAGAAACCTTTCAGGCTGAAGAATCTTCTTCCTATACTTTCCCGTGCTATGCAGATGCGCAGTTTGCGAACAGAAAACATGCAATTGCGTGAAACTGTTGCTATTCATGAACTGGGAAAAGCTATAGCTTTTTCTTCCGATCTGGATTCAATTATGAATAGAGTAGCCGATGCTGCTCTTTTGCAGTGTTTGGCAGATGAAGTTTCCATCATGCTGCCAACAGCAGACGGTAAAGCGCTTTATGTTGCTATTGTACGCGGTAATGGAAGTACGGAAAAAATCGGGGTGCAGATACCTTTGGAGCAAGGAATTGCCGGCTGGGTGGCACGCAACCTGGAGCCCCTGGTGTTGCGGGGAGAAGTTAATGACCCGCGTGTTACGCCCTTCATGCCGCGCAGCGACATTCAAACTTCTGTTTCCATGCCAATGATGTCAAGCGGCAAACTAGTCGGTGTGCTGAATGTGAATATTACAAAAAACCACCGCCATTTCACGTTGGGGCAGTTGAATGTGCTTGGTATTCTTGTCAGCATTATTTCCCCTATTCTGGAAAGAACTCAACTTTATATACAGTTACGTGAAGGTGAGAAAAAATACCGTTCGATTTTTGAAAATATACTTGACGGAATCTATCAGCGTTTGCCCGATGGGAAAATAATTTCTGCCAATCCCGCCCTTGCCCGTGTGTTTGGTTACGATTCTCCCCAGGATCTGATGACAAATATTACGGATATTTGCCTTCAGATATATATTAACCCTGATGATTATGCCAAGTTTAGTCGTATTATGGAAAGCCATGGTGAAGTCAGGGATTTTGAATATCCTGTCTATCGCAAAGATAAAACTAAAGCCTGGGTATCAGAAAATGCGCGTGCCGTAAGAGATGAAAACGGTGTTTTGCTATACTATGAGGGTATTCTTTCCGACATAAGCAAACGTAAACAGGCGGAGGAACGGCTGATACAAAATGTAGAAGATACCGTCCGTGCAATGGCTATGATCGTGGAAAACCGGGATATGTATACAGCCGGCCACCAGGAAAGGACAACAAGTCTGGCTGTAGCTATTGCAAAGGAGATGCAACTAACCGAAGTGCAGATCAAGGGACTGAGAATGGCTGGCATTATACATGATATCGGCAAACTGAATGTTCCATCGGAAATTCTTACCAAACCATCACAACTGAACAATATCGAATTTGAACTTGTAAAAATGCATGCTGTAGCCGGTTATAAAATACTTGAAACTATAGATTTCCCTTATCCTGTGGCTCAAATCGTTTATCAACATCACGAGAGAATAAACGGTTCAGGATATCCTCAGGGCCTTAAAGAGGAGAACACTCTTCTTGAGTCACGAATACTTGCTGTAGCTGATGTGGTGGAGGCCATAGCTTCACACCGTCCTTACCGCCCTGCGTTAGGAATTGATATAGCACTGGATGAAATTTCCGAAAAAAAAGGTATCCTTTATGATACGGCAGCTGTTGATGCCTGCCTTAAACTTTTTAATGAAGAGAGATTTAAGCTATGA
- a CDS encoding PAS domain S-box protein: MNLKTPLENTSAQQKFSPPRWSVKAITVVFMFLVLAVVIPGYFDIKRQFSEAREAAQIEISAVADLKVSQIESWHKSFLRDAGVISNNFIIREKALQLLSGSKDTTLRQELLEWMGNRQKYHEYRQMVLFDSKGVPLLSVPKGLAVDNISHNKYFSAALQSDTIMPIDLHRGHDDWQYIHLGIYIPVGIKQGAGGMAKGTWMIQIDPYKLLYPLIQTWPSARYSAETLLVKREGNDILFLNELRHRKNTALNLRIPFDTKKNLPAAIAISGQKGLVEGIDYRNVPVLAEVRSIPGTNWFMVAKIDREEIYAIVRRHAWKNGAIVLALLFSCLFAAGFVLKRRNNQILRQQLASEQERRITAEALNESRQEAAFFANLLEKSSQPFCVRYPDGHIGLFNNAFASLIGYSREEIENTKQPYHFTNPEWLETEVTVLKKLRSSEKPIRYTKEYIRKDGSLIPVELLVHIVSDKKGLPEYYYAFISDISERKAAEKALRDSKNRLQLALRSADFGVYNLNLITGKATTDSEYDTMTGIGSFDILETVGEFFEKIHPDDIQKVSKMYEACIKEEVPIFRVEFRLRSKSGEWVWILSVGKIVEWDSEGHPTEMIGIHGDITAQKLTEENLRKSESLLKETQKISNIGGWEYDIENRTMLWSDEVYNIHGVSKEYDPGNPDFETKFYLPEDQGILNEAFRRALENGESYDLTIRSIKADGTLIWVWTTGQAERKGGKIARVFGNIMDITKQKLAEEKMLAANEEIQKLLEDAEESRHVLLSIVEDQKESQRQIQKLNAGLEKRVQERTARLEEVIKELESFSYSVSHDLRSPLQHITGFAQLLDKRINQSLDEKSRHYLEIIKDSAARMGALIDDLLSFSRMGRTEMMKKNVNIGSLVSEVINDFKIETKARNIEWKISNLPDVTGDPAMLKQVFVNLISNALKFTRERNMAIIEIGSMPDINDEICIYVKDNGAGFDMKYVDKLFGVFQRLHRDEEFEGTGIGLANVRRIIHRHGGRTWAIGAVDMGATLYFSLPGQQGSV, encoded by the coding sequence ATGAACCTGAAAACACCCTTAGAAAATACTTCCGCACAGCAAAAATTTTCACCGCCCCGCTGGTCTGTGAAAGCGATTACGGTGGTCTTTATGTTTCTGGTTCTTGCTGTAGTAATTCCAGGATATTTTGATATAAAACGCCAGTTTTCAGAAGCAAGAGAAGCGGCACAAATAGAAATTTCTGCAGTAGCCGATCTTAAAGTCAGTCAGATTGAAAGCTGGCATAAGAGTTTTTTAAGAGATGCCGGCGTTATTTCAAACAATTTCATAATCCGGGAAAAAGCTCTGCAACTGCTATCGGGTTCAAAAGATACTACCCTTAGGCAGGAATTGCTTGAATGGATGGGAAACCGGCAGAAATATCATGAATACAGGCAGATGGTTCTTTTTGACTCAAAAGGAGTTCCGCTGCTATCTGTTCCAAAAGGTTTAGCTGTTGATAATATTTCGCACAACAAATATTTCAGTGCTGCCTTGCAATCCGATACTATTATGCCTATAGATTTGCATAGAGGGCACGATGACTGGCAATATATCCATCTCGGCATATATATTCCGGTAGGAATCAAACAGGGTGCAGGCGGTATGGCAAAAGGAACCTGGATGATACAGATCGATCCTTACAAGCTCTTGTATCCCCTGATTCAAACATGGCCCTCTGCCAGATACAGCGCCGAAACTCTTCTTGTGAAACGCGAAGGCAATGATATCCTGTTTTTAAATGAACTTCGTCACCGGAAAAACACGGCCCTTAATTTGCGGATACCTTTTGATACTAAGAAAAATCTTCCTGCTGCTATTGCCATATCAGGGCAAAAAGGACTTGTAGAGGGAATTGACTACCGCAATGTGCCGGTGCTTGCAGAGGTGCGAAGCATTCCGGGAACAAACTGGTTCATGGTAGCAAAGATCGACCGGGAGGAAATCTATGCCATTGTGCGCAGACATGCCTGGAAAAATGGTGCGATAGTGCTTGCCCTGCTTTTTTCCTGTTTATTTGCTGCAGGTTTTGTATTGAAACGGCGAAATAACCAGATTCTCAGGCAGCAGCTTGCATCCGAACAGGAGCGACGCATCACAGCAGAAGCACTTAATGAAAGCAGGCAGGAAGCTGCTTTTTTTGCAAATTTACTTGAAAAATCTTCTCAGCCTTTTTGCGTAAGATATCCTGACGGTCACATTGGTTTATTCAACAATGCTTTTGCAAGCCTCATTGGTTACAGCAGGGAAGAGATCGAAAATACAAAACAACCTTACCATTTCACAAATCCGGAATGGCTTGAAACCGAAGTAACAGTGCTTAAAAAGTTACGAAGTTCAGAAAAACCCATCCGTTATACAAAAGAATATATTCGTAAAGACGGCTCCCTTATTCCTGTTGAATTATTAGTTCATATTGTAAGTGATAAAAAAGGACTGCCGGAATACTACTATGCCTTTATTAGCGATATTTCCGAACGCAAAGCTGCGGAAAAGGCTTTGCGCGATAGTAAAAATAGGCTGCAACTGGCATTAAGAAGTGCTGATTTTGGCGTCTATAATTTAAACTTAATAACCGGCAAAGCAACTACCGATTCCGAATACGATACCATGACGGGTATAGGCTCTTTTGATATATTAGAAACAGTTGGCGAGTTTTTTGAAAAAATCCATCCTGACGACATCCAAAAAGTTTCGAAAATGTATGAAGCATGCATTAAAGAAGAAGTTCCGATTTTCAGAGTTGAATTCAGATTGCGGTCAAAATCCGGGGAATGGGTATGGATTCTTTCTGTAGGCAAGATTGTTGAATGGGACAGCGAGGGCCACCCGACAGAAATGATAGGTATACACGGAGATATTACTGCACAAAAACTAACGGAGGAAAACCTCCGGAAAAGTGAAAGTCTTCTTAAAGAAACCCAGAAAATAAGCAATATCGGAGGATGGGAGTATGATATAGAAAACAGGACTATGTTATGGAGTGATGAAGTTTATAATATTCACGGCGTATCAAAAGAATACGATCCGGGCAACCCTGACTTTGAAACGAAGTTTTACTTACCTGAAGACCAGGGAATACTTAACGAAGCATTCCGCCGGGCTCTTGAAAATGGCGAATCCTATGATCTTACCATACGCTCAATAAAGGCGGATGGAACATTGATATGGGTCTGGACAACCGGGCAGGCCGAACGCAAAGGAGGCAAGATAGCCCGTGTGTTCGGCAATATAATGGATATAACTAAGCAAAAGCTGGCAGAAGAAAAAATGCTTGCCGCCAATGAAGAAATACAGAAACTGCTTGAGGATGCCGAAGAATCACGCCATGTGCTGTTAAGTATTGTAGAAGATCAGAAAGAATCCCAGAGGCAGATCCAGAAATTAAATGCCGGGCTGGAAAAACGTGTGCAGGAGCGCACTGCCCGGCTTGAGGAAGTAATCAAGGAGCTTGAGTCCTTCAGTTATTCTGTTTCTCATGATTTAAGATCACCACTGCAACATATAACAGGCTTTGCGCAACTGCTTGATAAACGCATAAATCAATCGCTTGATGAAAAAAGCAGGCACTATCTGGAAATTATCAAGGATTCGGCAGCCAGGATGGGAGCGCTTATTGATGATCTTCTGTCTTTTTCACGCATGGGACGCACTGAAATGATGAAAAAGAATGTAAATATCGGCAGCCTTGTCAGCGAAGTGATAAATGATTTTAAAATTGAAACAAAAGCAAGAAATATCGAATGGAAAATCAGCAATCTCCCCGATGTTACCGGAGATCCTGCCATGTTAAAGCAGGTATTTGTAAATCTTATATCGAATGCTTTAAAATTTACCAGGGAAAGAAACATGGCTATTATAGAAATCGGAAGTATGCCCGATATTAATGATGAAATATGTATTTATGTTAAAGATAATGGCGCTGGTTTTGATATGAAATATGTAGATAAACTTTTCGGCGTTTTCCAGCGTCTGCACCGGGATGAGGAATTTGAAGGCACTGGCATAGGGCTTGCAAATGTTCGCAGGATAATACACCGGCATGGAGGAAGAACCTGGGCTATAGGAGCCGTGGATATGGGGGCTACTTTATATTTTAGTTTGCCGGGTCAACAGGGATCGGTGTGA
- a CDS encoding response regulator, which yields MIFSTKDSIGKKIYAFIISTIAAFVLFFAVSAFLMVLINMVGTIMSAEHKTEIQYSDAISLFREYLLKQRDDPSDLVDETAVLTYNDFTKHLNSSIAGTMAITDLVKATKTTSLDDIAGRVSESFETLNYNKAKAMVIVATLIPQTQLRKKIANTSSESLKNMQQILMLAEQFYKTDEFNMRKNWQLVQIFNLDRKNKALFTEYTTEISAFSSWIVSASLWIFFVLAGILVAINTFIGIKIVRSITTPLMELTKSAKKIAAGDFTQEEIASKSSDEIGILTLAFNNMTRALKDNKHFEQEQNWLKAGKAELGERIRGEQDLAKLSQKIIDYLCTRLDAKIGALYLVRDKDMLQLTAGYAYKKRKEIPDEFKFGEGLVGQAAIEKKSITINNVPDDYIKINSGLGESAPRNILFAPFFYEDKLKGVIEIGSFQEFTDMQKDFLDQAGNGIAISIYACEAYIRTRKLLEETQAQSSELKVQQEELQQVNQELEEQALALTESEDKLKDQKKALEEMNVDLEENALLLEAQKENVRKKNVELEEAKRLIELKARDLEVTSKYKSDFLSNMSHELRTPLNSILILSKLLSENKKGNLDQKNVEFVQTIHDAGADLLKLINEALDLAKVESGKMECVFEHMKIEDLSDTLKRYFMAIAEEKGLTFTIKKEDGVPPGFITDRQKIEQIAKNLLSNSFKFTEQGAVTLDIFRPGNDVDLSQMGLDNKKTIAFSVSDTGIGIPEDKKQSIFEAFQQADGTTSRKYGGTGLGLTISRKMATLLGGEIMLESTEGKGTVFTLYLPENPKKQEAKDRTKESDVRAFPIKSPDISPADEAEKRRTNQQTEPIQTELESIKDDRIKITSEDKSILIIEDDSKFAEVLLDLARERGFKGLIAGSGETGLHFADYYKPNAIILDIGLPGMDGLSLMERLKENAVTRHIPVHFISASDDKSHIAKKMGAIGFLVKPVSIEDIDSAFGKIENIITKKVGHLLIVEDNGIERKNIVELLDGKDVRIEIAEAGDKAYELLRTGAFDCVILDLDLKDFSGPALIEKIKSDKSIKDIPVIIYTGKEFSREDEVALQRQAGAIIIKGEKSYERLLNETTLFLHRVEKDLPEQKQKMIRMVHDKESVFKNKKVLIVDDDMRNVFAVSNILEEKGMEVIVGKNGREGLDRLSDNPETDLVLMDIMMPEMDGYEAMGEIRKQDRFKSLPIIALTAKAMTGERNKCIEAGASDYLAKPFEIEKLLSLMRVWLYKN from the coding sequence ATGATATTTTCAACAAAAGATTCCATCGGCAAAAAAATTTATGCGTTTATCATCTCTACTATTGCGGCTTTTGTATTGTTCTTTGCTGTTTCGGCTTTTTTGATGGTGTTGATTAATATGGTAGGAACTATAATGAGTGCCGAACACAAAACTGAGATTCAATATTCTGATGCAATCTCGTTGTTTCGGGAATATTTACTGAAACAAAGGGATGACCCTTCTGATCTGGTGGATGAAACGGCAGTTTTAACATACAATGACTTTACAAAGCATCTTAACAGCTCTATAGCCGGAACAATGGCTATCACGGATTTAGTGAAAGCAACAAAAACAACATCTTTAGACGATATTGCCGGAAGAGTTTCCGAAAGCTTTGAGACACTAAATTATAACAAAGCCAAAGCTATGGTGATAGTGGCAACTCTTATTCCTCAAACTCAACTGAGAAAAAAAATCGCTAATACTTCATCAGAATCTTTGAAGAATATGCAACAGATTCTAATGTTAGCGGAACAATTTTATAAAACAGATGAATTCAATATGAGAAAAAATTGGCAGTTAGTGCAAATATTTAATCTTGACAGGAAAAATAAAGCGCTTTTTACTGAATACACTACTGAAATCAGTGCTTTTTCATCGTGGATCGTTTCGGCTTCTTTATGGATCTTTTTTGTATTGGCCGGAATATTAGTTGCCATAAATACTTTTATCGGAATTAAAATAGTGCGTTCCATAACAACTCCTCTTATGGAGTTAACAAAAAGCGCTAAAAAAATTGCTGCCGGTGATTTTACTCAGGAAGAGATTGCTTCAAAATCAAGTGACGAAATAGGGATTCTAACGCTTGCTTTTAATAATATGACCCGTGCATTAAAAGATAACAAGCACTTTGAACAGGAACAGAATTGGTTAAAAGCCGGCAAGGCTGAATTGGGCGAGAGAATTCGTGGCGAACAGGATCTTGCCAAGCTATCCCAAAAAATTATCGACTATCTTTGCACCCGCCTGGATGCAAAAATCGGTGCGCTCTATCTGGTCCGAGACAAAGATATGCTTCAGTTAACTGCCGGCTATGCCTATAAAAAAAGAAAAGAAATTCCCGATGAGTTTAAATTCGGCGAAGGTCTGGTTGGGCAAGCTGCTATAGAAAAGAAAAGCATTACCATAAATAATGTTCCGGATGATTATATAAAAATAAATTCAGGCCTGGGTGAATCCGCTCCCCGCAACATCCTGTTTGCACCCTTTTTCTATGAAGATAAACTTAAAGGGGTAATAGAGATTGGTTCTTTTCAGGAATTTACCGACATGCAGAAGGATTTTCTTGATCAGGCAGGCAATGGGATTGCGATTTCCATCTATGCCTGCGAAGCTTATATCCGTACCCGTAAACTTCTGGAAGAAACCCAGGCGCAGTCTTCCGAGCTGAAGGTCCAGCAGGAGGAACTCCAACAGGTAAATCAGGAACTTGAGGAACAGGCACTGGCTTTAACAGAATCTGAAGATAAATTGAAGGATCAGAAGAAAGCTTTGGAAGAGATGAATGTTGATCTTGAAGAGAACGCACTGTTGCTCGAAGCACAAAAAGAAAATGTCAGGAAGAAGAATGTTGAGTTGGAAGAAGCGAAAAGGCTGATTGAATTAAAGGCAAGAGATCTGGAGGTTACAAGTAAATATAAATCGGATTTTCTATCAAACATGTCGCATGAGCTGAGAACGCCGCTAAACAGTATTCTTATTCTCTCAAAACTGCTTTCTGAAAACAAGAAGGGGAATCTTGATCAGAAAAACGTTGAATTTGTTCAAACTATCCATGATGCCGGAGCAGACCTCTTAAAACTTATCAATGAGGCATTGGACCTTGCTAAAGTTGAATCCGGAAAGATGGAATGTGTTTTTGAGCATATGAAAATAGAGGATTTAAGTGACACCTTAAAGCGATACTTTATGGCAATTGCTGAGGAAAAAGGATTGACTTTTACAATAAAAAAGGAAGATGGGGTTCCTCCCGGTTTTATTACCGACAGGCAAAAGATTGAACAGATTGCAAAAAATCTTCTTTCCAATTCTTTTAAGTTTACCGAACAGGGAGCTGTTACTCTTGATATTTTCCGTCCCGGTAATGATGTTGATCTTTCACAAATGGGCCTTGACAATAAAAAAACCATTGCGTTCTCTGTTTCAGATACAGGCATAGGAATTCCTGAAGACAAGAAACAATCAATTTTTGAAGCATTTCAACAGGCAGACGGTACCACATCCAGAAAATACGGAGGCACAGGTCTGGGGCTCACTATTTCAAGAAAAATGGCAACGCTGCTTGGAGGCGAAATTATGCTTGAAAGCACGGAAGGAAAGGGTACGGTGTTTACTCTATATCTTCCGGAAAACCCCAAAAAACAAGAAGCTAAGGACAGAACCAAAGAATCGGATGTAAGGGCTTTTCCGATAAAGTCACCTGATATAAGCCCGGCCGATGAGGCAGAGAAAAGAAGAACCAATCAACAAACCGAACCCATACAAACAGAACTGGAATCTATAAAAGATGATAGAATAAAGATTACATCAGAAGATAAATCAATATTAATTATTGAAGATGATTCAAAATTTGCAGAAGTTTTGCTGGATCTTGCCCGTGAAAGAGGCTTCAAAGGATTAATTGCAGGTTCCGGTGAAACAGGCCTGCATTTTGCGGATTATTATAAACCGAATGCTATTATCTTAGACATCGGTTTGCCGGGGATGGACGGTTTAAGCCTGATGGAAAGATTAAAAGAAAACGCTGTAACCCGGCATATACCCGTTCATTTCATCTCTGCTTCTGATGATAAAAGCCATATTGCAAAAAAAATGGGGGCAATAGGATTTCTTGTCAAGCCAGTGTCTATAGAGGATATTGATTCTGCTTTTGGAAAGATAGAAAATATTATTACAAAAAAGGTGGGGCATCTTCTGATTGTAGAAGATAATGGCATAGAACGAAAGAATATCGTAGAGTTGCTTGATGGGAAAGATGTCCGTATAGAAATTGCCGAAGCCGGAGATAAAGCTTATGAATTATTAAGGACAGGAGCATTCGATTGTGTCATACTTGATCTTGATTTAAAGGATTTTTCCGGACCAGCTCTTATAGAAAAGATTAAAAGCGATAAAAGCATAAAGGATATTCCGGTTATTATCTATACCGGCAAAGAATTTTCACGTGAAGATGAGGTTGCTTTGCAAAGGCAGGCCGGAGCAATTATTATAAAAGGCGAGAAATCCTATGAAAGACTTCTTAATGAAACAACCCTGTTTTTGCATAGGGTGGAAAAGGATCTTCCGGAACAAAAACAAAAGATGATCCGCATGGTTCATGATAAGGAATCGGTATTTAAAAACAAAAAAGTCCTCATTGTAGATGATGATATGCGAAATGTTTTTGCAGTATCAAATATTCTTGAGGAAAAAGGGATGGAAGTAATTGTGGGTAAAAATGGCAGGGAAGGACTGGATCGCTTAAGTGATAATCCTGAAACCGATCTTGTCTTGATGGATATAATGATGCCCGAAATGGACGGATATGAAGCAATGGGGGAGATCAGAAAGCAAGACAGGTTTAAATCTTTGCCGATTATTGCGCTTACGGCTAAAGCTATGACCGGCGAAAGGAATAAGTGCATAGAAGCCGGAGCAAGTGATTATCTGGCAAAGCCGTTTGAAATTGAGAAATTACTCTCTCTTATGCGGGTGTGGTTGTATAAGAATTGA